The Candidatus Methylomirabilota bacterium genome includes a region encoding these proteins:
- a CDS encoding DUF928 domain-containing protein yields the protein MTRTGCLAVLASVAILLPATAGLAQDKKSAPPSAPGASQPGASSASAPTPVYKPPVRGAPGGRIGGATRGVARDVFVLSVLAPDHTGLTAVEQPSLFWYISNPISLPLELTVMDPRQAQPLLEIALPAPRQGGIQRVRLSDHGVRLEPGVAYRWFIAVVADPGRRSRDILSGGAIERAELPEALQARLATAKAQEKPTVYAEGGYWYDALGSISDLIDGAPGDAALQSERQDLLKQIGLRAETQQP from the coding sequence ATGACACGCACAGGCTGCCTTGCCGTTCTCGCGTCGGTGGCGATCCTGCTTCCCGCCACAGCCGGTCTGGCCCAGGACAAAAAGAGCGCACCGCCCTCCGCACCGGGCGCTTCACAGCCGGGCGCCTCGTCCGCTTCGGCCCCGACGCCGGTCTACAAGCCCCCGGTCCGGGGGGCGCCGGGCGGGCGAATCGGCGGAGCCACGCGCGGCGTCGCGCGGGACGTCTTCGTCCTGTCGGTGCTGGCGCCCGATCACACCGGGCTCACTGCGGTCGAGCAGCCGTCGCTCTTCTGGTACATCTCGAACCCGATCAGTCTGCCGCTCGAGCTGACGGTGATGGACCCGCGACAGGCCCAGCCGCTGCTGGAGATCGCGCTGCCCGCGCCGCGCCAGGGGGGGATCCAGCGCGTCCGCCTCTCGGACCACGGAGTGCGGCTCGAGCCGGGGGTGGCCTACCGCTGGTTCATCGCCGTGGTCGCCGATCCCGGCCGCCGCTCCCGCGACATCCTCTCGGGCGGCGCCATCGAGCGGGCCGAGCTGCCCGAAGCGCTCCAGGCACGGCTGGCCACCGCCAAGGCTCAGGAGAAGCCGACGGTCTACGCAGAAGGCGGGTACTGGTACGACGCCCTGGGCTCCATCTCGGACCTCATCGACGGTGCGCCCGGGGACGCCGCCCTGCAGAGCGAGCGCCAGGACCTGCTCAAGCAGATCGGCCTACGAGCGGAAACGCAGCAGCCGTGA
- a CDS encoding adenylate/guanylate cyclase domain-containing protein translates to MSWRDWPRSWKALRSPLAVTGLIAMAIGLAVLGGRQLGLLETLELAAYDWYVRLTARETTPDPRILLVAITEDDIRKIGDWPLHDETLATVIQRLLQGGARAVGVDVYRDVPVPPGTQRFHDLLRGDPRTVVVTKFMEGTKQGVRPPPVLEGTDQVGFNDILVDPGGTVRRALLFLDDGTVSLPSFPLQLALRYLQPKGVMPQADPADPSLFRLGHTTIRPLDSSDGGYVRADDRGYQFMLDYSGSRGAFDTVTFSAVLDGTVDPALIRDRVALIGVVAESIRDEFYTPLSRGLQADQHVAGMAVHAQIVSQLMQIGLDGVAPMASLPDWQEAGWILLWSGLGGLVGFAVRSPWKLSLTAVGCLIALGGLDLALFVGRWWLPLVPSGLAWVGSAALVTGYVSYREMLDRSNLMRLFSRHVSKEVAETIWQERDQFLDGGRPRSQRLVATMLFTDIAGYTPVAERLSPEALMEWLNTFMDGMSRQVTAHRGVVRQYAGDAIVVAFGVPAPRTTEEEVAQDAINAVECALAMGETLRELNARWRAQGLPTSGMRIGIFTGPVVGGTLGSAERSEYLVVGDAVNTAARLESLDKDLFAPDPSEQPSRILIGDTTRAYLGNRFRTEYMANLSLKGKQQKVDVYRVIGRASTDASKTETASQEVRP, encoded by the coding sequence GTGAGCTGGCGGGACTGGCCGCGCTCCTGGAAGGCGCTGCGGAGCCCGCTCGCAGTGACCGGCCTCATCGCGATGGCGATCGGCCTCGCCGTGCTGGGTGGTCGGCAGCTGGGCCTGCTCGAGACCCTGGAGCTGGCCGCCTACGACTGGTACGTCCGGCTCACCGCCCGCGAGACCACCCCCGATCCTCGAATTCTCCTCGTCGCCATCACCGAAGACGACATCAGGAAGATCGGCGACTGGCCGCTGCACGACGAGACCCTGGCGACGGTGATCCAGCGGCTCCTCCAGGGCGGGGCGCGGGCGGTGGGCGTGGACGTGTACCGCGACGTACCGGTCCCCCCCGGCACGCAGCGCTTCCACGATCTCCTCCGTGGGGACCCGCGCACCGTGGTGGTCACCAAGTTCATGGAGGGAACGAAGCAGGGCGTGCGACCGCCGCCGGTGCTCGAAGGCACCGACCAGGTCGGCTTCAACGACATCCTCGTGGATCCGGGCGGCACGGTGAGGCGCGCGCTGCTCTTCCTGGACGACGGCACCGTCTCGCTCCCGTCGTTCCCGCTGCAGCTCGCCCTGCGCTATCTCCAGCCGAAGGGCGTGATGCCACAGGCCGATCCCGCGGACCCGAGCCTCTTTCGGCTCGGCCACACCACGATCCGTCCGCTCGATTCGAGCGACGGCGGCTATGTCCGGGCGGACGACCGCGGCTATCAGTTCATGCTCGACTACAGTGGCTCCCGCGGAGCATTCGACACGGTGACGTTCTCCGCGGTCCTGGACGGAACGGTCGATCCCGCGCTCATCCGGGACCGGGTCGCGCTGATCGGGGTGGTCGCGGAGAGCATCCGGGACGAGTTCTACACCCCGCTGAGCCGCGGGCTCCAGGCCGATCAGCACGTGGCCGGCATGGCCGTCCACGCTCAGATCGTGAGCCAGCTCATGCAGATCGGCCTCGACGGGGTCGCGCCCATGGCCTCGCTGCCCGACTGGCAGGAAGCGGGATGGATCCTCCTCTGGAGCGGCCTGGGCGGGCTCGTCGGCTTCGCCGTTCGCTCGCCGTGGAAGCTCTCCCTCACCGCGGTGGGATGTCTCATCGCCCTCGGCGGGCTCGACCTCGCGCTGTTCGTCGGACGGTGGTGGCTGCCGCTCGTGCCGTCGGGGCTGGCCTGGGTGGGTTCGGCCGCCCTCGTGACCGGATACGTCTCCTACCGGGAGATGCTCGACCGCTCCAACCTCATGCGCCTGTTCTCCCGCCACGTCTCGAAGGAAGTCGCGGAGACGATCTGGCAAGAGCGCGACCAGTTCCTCGACGGCGGGCGGCCCCGCTCCCAGCGCCTCGTGGCGACGATGCTGTTCACGGACATTGCGGGATATACTCCGGTGGCGGAGCGGCTGTCACCCGAGGCGCTCATGGAGTGGCTGAACACGTTCATGGACGGCATGTCGCGTCAGGTCACGGCTCACCGGGGAGTGGTCCGGCAGTACGCCGGTGACGCCATCGTGGTCGCGTTCGGAGTGCCGGCTCCCCGGACGACCGAGGAGGAGGTCGCGCAGGACGCGATCAACGCGGTGGAGTGTGCCCTGGCCATGGGGGAAACGCTCCGCGAGCTCAATGCGCGGTGGCGTGCTCAGGGGCTGCCGACATCCGGGATGCGCATCGGGATCTTCACCGGGCCCGTGGTCGGCGGCACGCTGGGCAGCGCCGAGCGGTCGGAATACCTCGTGGTCGGTGACGCGGTCAACACCGCGGCGCGGCTCGAGAGCCTGGACAAGGACCTGTTCGCGCCGGACCCGAGCGAGCAGCCGTCTCGGATCCTCATCGGGGACACCACGCGGGCATATCTCGGCAACCGGTTCCGCACCGAGTACATGGCCAACCTCTCTCTGAAGGGAAAGCAGCAGAAGGTGGACGTCTACCGGGTGATCGGCCGCGCGTCGACCGATGCCTCGAAGACGGAGACCGCCTCGCAGGAGGTCCGCCCATGA